A genomic segment from Mustela lutreola isolate mMusLut2 chromosome 15, mMusLut2.pri, whole genome shotgun sequence encodes:
- the MINK1 gene encoding misshapen-like kinase 1 isoform X4, whose protein sequence is MGDPAPARSLDDIDLSALRDPAGIFELVEVVGNGTYGQVYKGRHVKTGQLAAIKVMDVTEDEEEEIKQEINMLKKYSHHRNIATYYGAFIKKSPPGNDDQLWLVMEFCGAGSVTDLVKNTKGNALKEDCIAYICREILRGLAHLHAHKVIHRDIKGQNVLLTENAEVKLVDFGVSAQLDRTVGRRNTFIGTPYWMAPEVIACDENPDATYDYRSDIWSLGITAIEMAEGAPPLCDMHPMRALFLIPRNPPPRLKSKKWSKKFTDFIDTCLIKTYLSRPPTEQLLKFPFIRDQPTERQVRIQLKDHIDRSRKKRGEKEETEYEYSGSEEEDDSHGEEGEPSSIMNVPGESTLRREFLRLQQENKSNSEAVKQQLQQQQLQQQRDPEAHIQHLLHQRQRRIEEQKEERRRVEEQQRREREQRKLQEKEQQRLEDMQALRREEERRQAEREQEYKRKQLEEQRQSERLQRQLQQEHAYLKSLQQQQQQGLPADRKPLYHYGRGVAAADKPAWAREVEERTRMNKQQNSPLAKTKPGSTGPETPLPQAAPGPPGPLSQTPPMQRPVEPQEGPHKSLVAHRVPLKPYAAPVPRSQSLQDQPTRNLAAFPAAHEPDPAIPTPSATPSARGAVIRQNSDPTSEGPGPSPSPPAWVRPDSEAPPKVPQRTSSIAAALNTSGAGGTRPAQAVRARPRSNSAWQIYLQRRAERGTPKPPGPPAQPPGPPNACSNPDLRRSDPGWERPEGALPSHGHLPQAGSLERNRVGASSKLDSSPVLSPGNKAKPDDHRSRPGRPASYKRAIGEDFVLLKERALDEAPRPPKKAMDYSSSSEEVESSEDEEESNGEPSEGSRDTPGARDGDTDSVSTMVVHDVEEMAGTQTPYGGGTMVVQRTPEEERGLLHADSNGYTNLPDVVQPSHSPTESGKGQSPPSKDGGSDYQSRGLVKAPGKSSFTMFVDLGVYQPGGSGDTIPITALVGGEGGRLDQLQYDVRKGSVVNVNPTNTRAHSETPEIRKYKKRFNSEILCAALWGVNLLVGTENGLMLLDRSGQGKVYGLIGRRRFQQMDVLEGLNLLITISGKRNKLRVYYLSWLRNKILHNDPDVEKKQGWTTVGDMEGCGHYRVVKYERIKFLVIALKSSVEVYAWAPKPYHKFMAFKSFADLPHRPLLVDLTVEEGQRLKVIYGSSAGFHAVDVDSGNSYDIYIPVHIQSQITPHAIIFLPDTDGMEMLLCYEDEGVYVNTYGRIIKDVVLQWGEMPTSVAYICSNQIMGWGEKAIEIRSVETGHLDGVFMHKRAQRLKFLCERNDKVFFASVRSGGSSQVYFMTLNRNCIMNW, encoded by the exons gACCCTGCTGGAATCTTTGAGCTGGTGGAGGTGGTCGGCAATGGAACATACGGACAGGTGTACAAG GGTCGGCATGTCAAGACTGGGCAGCTGGCTGCCATCAAGGTCATGGACGTCACGGAG gacgaggaggaggagatCAAACAGGAGATCAACATGCTGAAGAAGTACTCGCACCACCGCAACATTGCCACCTACTACGGGGCCTTCATCAAGAAGAGCCCGCCCGGGAACGACGACCAGCTCTGG CTGGTGATGGAGTTCTGCGGCGCAGGCTCCGTGACGGACCTGGTAAAGAACACGAAGGGGAACGCCCTGAAGGAAGACTGCATCGCCTACATCTGCCGGGAGATCCTGCGG GGTCTGGCCCATCTCCACGCTCACAAGGTGATCCATCGGGACATCAAGGGGCAGAACGTGCTGCTGACAGAGAATGCCGAGGTCAAGCTAG TGGATTTCGGGGTGAGTGCCCAGCTGGACCGCACCGTGGGCAGGCGGAACACTTTCATCGGGACCCCCTACTGGATGGCCCCAGAGGTCATCGCCTGTGACGAGAACCCCGACGCCACCTACGATTACCGG AGTGACATTTGGTCTCTAGGAATCACAGCCATCGAGATGGCAGAGGGGGCCCCCC CTCTGTGCGACATGCACCCCATGCGAGCCCTCTTCCTCATCCCACGGAACCCACCCCCCAGACTCAAGTCCAAGAAATG GTCTAAGAAGTTCACCGACTTCATCGACACATGTCTTATCAAGACGTACCTGAGCCGCCCGCCTACAGAGCAGCTGCTCAAGTTCCCCTTCATCCGCGACCAGCCCACCGAACGCCAGGTCCGCATCCAGCTCAAGGACCACATAGACCGCTCCCGGAAGAAGCGAGGCGAGAAGG AGGAGACCGAGTATGAGTACAGCGGCAGCGAGGAGGAGGACGACAGCCACGGAGAGGAAGGCGAGCCCAG ctccatCATGAATGTGCCCGGGGAGTCCACGCTGCGCCGGGAATTCCTGCGGCTGCAGCAGGAGAACAAGAGCAACTCGGAGGCCGTGAAGCAGCAgttgcagcagcagcagctccagcAGCAGCGCGACCCTGAGGCACACATCCAGCACCTGCTGCACCAGCGCCAGCGCCGCATcgaggagcagaaggaggagcGGCGGCGCGTGGAGGAG CAACAGCGGCGGGAGCGGGAGCAGCGGAAGCTgcaggagaaggagcagcagcgGCTGGAGGACATGCAGGCCCTGCGGCGGGAGGAGGAGCGGCGGCAGGCGGAGCGCGAGCAG GAGTACAAGCGGAAGCAGCTGGAGGAGCAGCGGCAGTCGGAGCGGCTCCAGCGGCAGCTGCAGCAGGAGCACGCCTACCTCAAGtccctccagcagcagcagcagcagggcctGCCCGCGGACAGGAAGCCGCTCTATCACTACGGCCGCGGCGTCGCTGCCGCCGACAAGCCGGCTTGGGCCCGGGAG GTGGAGGAGAGAACGAGGATGAACAAGCAGCAGAACTCCCCCTTGGCCAAGACCAAGCCAGGCAGCACGGGGCCcgagacccccctcccccaggccgcCCCTGGGCCCCCAGGCCCCCTTTCCCAAACCCCTCCTATGCAGAGGCCGGTGGAGCCCCAGGAGGGACCGCACAAG AGCCTGGTGGCGCACCGGGTCCCACTGAAGCCATATGCAGCGCCTGTACCCCGATCCCAGTCCCTGCAGGACCAACCCACCCGAAACCTGGCTGCCTTCCCAGCCGCCCATGAGCCCGACCCTGCCATCCCCACGCCCAGTGCCACGCCCAGCGCCCGAGGAGCCGTCATCCGCCAGAACTCAGATCCCACCTCCGAAGGGCCTGGCCCCAGCCCGAGCCCCCCAGCCTGGGTCCGGCCGGATTCTGAGGCCCCACCCAAG GTGCCTCAGAGGACCTCCTCCATCGCTGCTGCCCTCAACACCAGTGGGGCCGGAGGGACCCGGCCCGCTCAGGCTGTCCGCGCCAG ACCTCGCAGCAACTCCGCCTGGCAAATCTATCTGCAAAGGCGGGCAGAGCGGGGCACCCCCAAGCCTccagggccccctgctcagccccCTGGCCCGCCCAACGCCTGTAG CAACCCCGACCTCAGGAGGAGCGACCCTGGCTGGGAGCGACCGGAAGGTGCCCTTCCGTCTCACGGGCACCTCCCACAGGCCGGCTCGCTGGAGCGGAACCGCGTGGGAG CCTCCTCCAAACTGGACAGCTCCCCCGTGCTCTCCCCCGGGAACAAAGCCAAGCCCGACGACCACCGCTCCCGGCCAGGCCGGCCAGCA AGCTATAAGCGTGCCATCGGTGAG gatTTCGTGCTGTTGAAAGAGCGAGCCCTGGACGAGGCCCCGCGGCCTCCCAAGAAGGCCATGGACTACTCATCCTCCAGTGAGGAGGTCGAAAGCAGTGAAGATGAGGAGGAAAGCAACGGCGAGCCCTCCGAGGGGAGCAGAGATACCCCCGGGGCCCG CGACGGAGACACCGACAGTGTCAGCACCATGGTGGTCCACGACGTGGAGGAGATGGCCGGGACCCAGACCCCCTATGGGGGCGGCACCATGGTGGTCCAGCGC ACCCCCGAGGAGGAGCGCGGCCTGCTACACGCGGACAGCAATGGCTACACCAACCTTCCCGACGTCGTCCAGCCCAGCCACTCGCCCACGGAGAGTGGCAAAGGCCAAAGCCCCCCCTCGAAGGACGGAGGCAGCGAT taCCAGTCTCGTGGGCTGGTAAAGGCCCCTGGCAAGAGCTCATTCACCATGTTTGTGGACCTAGGGGTCTACCAGCCCGGAGGCAGTGGGGACACCATCCCCATCACAG CCCTGGTAGGGGGAGAGGGTGGCCGGCTGGATCAGCTCCAGTACGACGTCCGGAAAGGGTCCGTGGTCAACGTGAACCCCACCAACACCCGTGCCCACAGCGAGACCCCTGAGATTCGGAAGTACAAGAAGCGGTTCAATTCAGAGATCCTCTGTGCGGCCCTTTGGG GTGTCAACCTGTTGGTGGGCACGGAGAACGGCCTGATGCTGCTGGACCGCAGTGGCCAGGGCAAGGTGTACGGGCTCATCGGGCGGCGGCGCTTCCAGCAAATGGACGTGCTAGAAGGTCTCAACCTGCTCATCACCATCTCAG GGAAAAGGAACAAACTGCGGGTTTATTACCTGTCTTGGCTCCGGAACAAGATTCTGCACAACGACCCGGATGTGGAGAAGAAGCAGGGCTGGACCACCGTGGGGGACATGGAGGGCTGCGGGCACTACCGCGTGG TGAAATACGAGCGCATTAAGTTCCTGGTCATCGCCCTGAAGAGCTCCGTGGAGGTGTACGCCTGGGCTCCCAAGCCCTACCACAAGTTCATGGCCTTCAAG TCCTTCGCCGACCTCCCTCACCGCCCTCTGCTGGTCGACCTGACCGTCGAAGAGGGTCAGCGGCTCAAGGTCATCTATGGCTCCAGCGCCGGCTTCCATGCGGTGGACGTGGACTCGGGGAACAGCTACGACATCTACATCCCCGTGCAC ATCCAGAGCCAGATCACGCCCCACGCCATTATCTTCCTCCCCGACACCGACGGCATGGAGATGCTGCTCTGCTACGAGGACGAGGGCGTCTACGTGAACACCTATGGGCGGATCATTAAGGACGTGGTGCTGCAGTGGGGAGAGATGCCCACCTCCGTGG cCTACATCTGCTCCAACCAGATCATGGGCTGGGGCGAGAAAGCCATTGAGATCCGCTCGGTGGAGACGGGCCACCTGGACGGCGTCTTCATGCACAAACGGGCCCAGAGGCTCAAGTTCCTGTGCGAGCGGAATGACAAG GTGTTCTTCGCCTCAGTCCGCTCTGGGGGCAGCAGCCAGGTTTACTTCATGACACTGAACCGGAACTGCATCATGAACTGGTGA
- the MINK1 gene encoding misshapen-like kinase 1 isoform X5 has translation MGDPAPARSLDDIDLSALRDPAGIFELVEVVGNGTYGQVYKGRHVKTGQLAAIKVMDVTEDEEEEIKQEINMLKKYSHHRNIATYYGAFIKKSPPGNDDQLWLVMEFCGAGSVTDLVKNTKGNALKEDCIAYICREILRGLAHLHAHKVIHRDIKGQNVLLTENAEVKLVDFGVSAQLDRTVGRRNTFIGTPYWMAPEVIACDENPDATYDYRSDIWSLGITAIEMAEGAPPLCDMHPMRALFLIPRNPPPRLKSKKWSKKFTDFIDTCLIKTYLSRPPTEQLLKFPFIRDQPTERQVRIQLKDHIDRSRKKRGEKEETEYEYSGSEEEDDSHGEEGEPSSIMNVPGESTLRREFLRLQQENKSNSEAVKQQLQQQQLQQQRDPEAHIQHLLHQRQRRIEEQKEERRRVEEQQRREREQRKLQEKEQQRLEDMQALRREEERRQAEREQEYKRKQLEEQRQSERLQRQLQQEHAYLKSLQQQQQQGLPADRKPLYHYGRGVAAADKPAWAREVEERTRMNKQQNSPLAKTKPGSTGPETPLPQAAPGPPGPLSQTPPMQRPVEPQEGPHKSLVAHRVPLKPYAAPVPRSQSLQDQPTRNLAAFPAAHEPDPAIPTPSATPSARGAVIRQNSDPTSEGPGPSPSPPAWVRPDSEAPPKVPQRTSSIAAALNTSGAGGTRPAQAVRARPRSNSAWQIYLQRRAERGTPKPPGPPAQPPGPPNACSNPDLRRSDPGWERPEGALPSHGHLPQAGSLERNRVGASSKLDSSPVLSPGNKAKPDDHRSRPGRPADFVLLKERALDEAPRPPKKAMDYSSSSEEVESSEDEEESNGEPSEGSRDTPGARDGDTDSVSTMVVHDVEEMAGTQTPYGGGTMVVQRTPEEERGLLHADSNGYTNLPDVVQPSHSPTESGKGQSPPSKDGGSDYQSRGLVKAPGKSSFTMFVDLGVYQPGGSGDTIPITALVGGEGGRLDQLQYDVRKGSVVNVNPTNTRAHSETPEIRKYKKRFNSEILCAALWGVNLLVGTENGLMLLDRSGQGKVYGLIGRRRFQQMDVLEGLNLLITISGKRNKLRVYYLSWLRNKILHNDPDVEKKQGWTTVGDMEGCGHYRVVKYERIKFLVIALKSSVEVYAWAPKPYHKFMAFKSFADLPHRPLLVDLTVEEGQRLKVIYGSSAGFHAVDVDSGNSYDIYIPVHIQSQITPHAIIFLPDTDGMEMLLCYEDEGVYVNTYGRIIKDVVLQWGEMPTSVAYICSNQIMGWGEKAIEIRSVETGHLDGVFMHKRAQRLKFLCERNDKVFFASVRSGGSSQVYFMTLNRNCIMNW, from the exons gACCCTGCTGGAATCTTTGAGCTGGTGGAGGTGGTCGGCAATGGAACATACGGACAGGTGTACAAG GGTCGGCATGTCAAGACTGGGCAGCTGGCTGCCATCAAGGTCATGGACGTCACGGAG gacgaggaggaggagatCAAACAGGAGATCAACATGCTGAAGAAGTACTCGCACCACCGCAACATTGCCACCTACTACGGGGCCTTCATCAAGAAGAGCCCGCCCGGGAACGACGACCAGCTCTGG CTGGTGATGGAGTTCTGCGGCGCAGGCTCCGTGACGGACCTGGTAAAGAACACGAAGGGGAACGCCCTGAAGGAAGACTGCATCGCCTACATCTGCCGGGAGATCCTGCGG GGTCTGGCCCATCTCCACGCTCACAAGGTGATCCATCGGGACATCAAGGGGCAGAACGTGCTGCTGACAGAGAATGCCGAGGTCAAGCTAG TGGATTTCGGGGTGAGTGCCCAGCTGGACCGCACCGTGGGCAGGCGGAACACTTTCATCGGGACCCCCTACTGGATGGCCCCAGAGGTCATCGCCTGTGACGAGAACCCCGACGCCACCTACGATTACCGG AGTGACATTTGGTCTCTAGGAATCACAGCCATCGAGATGGCAGAGGGGGCCCCCC CTCTGTGCGACATGCACCCCATGCGAGCCCTCTTCCTCATCCCACGGAACCCACCCCCCAGACTCAAGTCCAAGAAATG GTCTAAGAAGTTCACCGACTTCATCGACACATGTCTTATCAAGACGTACCTGAGCCGCCCGCCTACAGAGCAGCTGCTCAAGTTCCCCTTCATCCGCGACCAGCCCACCGAACGCCAGGTCCGCATCCAGCTCAAGGACCACATAGACCGCTCCCGGAAGAAGCGAGGCGAGAAGG AGGAGACCGAGTATGAGTACAGCGGCAGCGAGGAGGAGGACGACAGCCACGGAGAGGAAGGCGAGCCCAG ctccatCATGAATGTGCCCGGGGAGTCCACGCTGCGCCGGGAATTCCTGCGGCTGCAGCAGGAGAACAAGAGCAACTCGGAGGCCGTGAAGCAGCAgttgcagcagcagcagctccagcAGCAGCGCGACCCTGAGGCACACATCCAGCACCTGCTGCACCAGCGCCAGCGCCGCATcgaggagcagaaggaggagcGGCGGCGCGTGGAGGAG CAACAGCGGCGGGAGCGGGAGCAGCGGAAGCTgcaggagaaggagcagcagcgGCTGGAGGACATGCAGGCCCTGCGGCGGGAGGAGGAGCGGCGGCAGGCGGAGCGCGAGCAG GAGTACAAGCGGAAGCAGCTGGAGGAGCAGCGGCAGTCGGAGCGGCTCCAGCGGCAGCTGCAGCAGGAGCACGCCTACCTCAAGtccctccagcagcagcagcagcagggcctGCCCGCGGACAGGAAGCCGCTCTATCACTACGGCCGCGGCGTCGCTGCCGCCGACAAGCCGGCTTGGGCCCGGGAG GTGGAGGAGAGAACGAGGATGAACAAGCAGCAGAACTCCCCCTTGGCCAAGACCAAGCCAGGCAGCACGGGGCCcgagacccccctcccccaggccgcCCCTGGGCCCCCAGGCCCCCTTTCCCAAACCCCTCCTATGCAGAGGCCGGTGGAGCCCCAGGAGGGACCGCACAAG AGCCTGGTGGCGCACCGGGTCCCACTGAAGCCATATGCAGCGCCTGTACCCCGATCCCAGTCCCTGCAGGACCAACCCACCCGAAACCTGGCTGCCTTCCCAGCCGCCCATGAGCCCGACCCTGCCATCCCCACGCCCAGTGCCACGCCCAGCGCCCGAGGAGCCGTCATCCGCCAGAACTCAGATCCCACCTCCGAAGGGCCTGGCCCCAGCCCGAGCCCCCCAGCCTGGGTCCGGCCGGATTCTGAGGCCCCACCCAAG GTGCCTCAGAGGACCTCCTCCATCGCTGCTGCCCTCAACACCAGTGGGGCCGGAGGGACCCGGCCCGCTCAGGCTGTCCGCGCCAG ACCTCGCAGCAACTCCGCCTGGCAAATCTATCTGCAAAGGCGGGCAGAGCGGGGCACCCCCAAGCCTccagggccccctgctcagccccCTGGCCCGCCCAACGCCTGTAG CAACCCCGACCTCAGGAGGAGCGACCCTGGCTGGGAGCGACCGGAAGGTGCCCTTCCGTCTCACGGGCACCTCCCACAGGCCGGCTCGCTGGAGCGGAACCGCGTGGGAG CCTCCTCCAAACTGGACAGCTCCCCCGTGCTCTCCCCCGGGAACAAAGCCAAGCCCGACGACCACCGCTCCCGGCCAGGCCGGCCAGCA gatTTCGTGCTGTTGAAAGAGCGAGCCCTGGACGAGGCCCCGCGGCCTCCCAAGAAGGCCATGGACTACTCATCCTCCAGTGAGGAGGTCGAAAGCAGTGAAGATGAGGAGGAAAGCAACGGCGAGCCCTCCGAGGGGAGCAGAGATACCCCCGGGGCCCG CGACGGAGACACCGACAGTGTCAGCACCATGGTGGTCCACGACGTGGAGGAGATGGCCGGGACCCAGACCCCCTATGGGGGCGGCACCATGGTGGTCCAGCGC ACCCCCGAGGAGGAGCGCGGCCTGCTACACGCGGACAGCAATGGCTACACCAACCTTCCCGACGTCGTCCAGCCCAGCCACTCGCCCACGGAGAGTGGCAAAGGCCAAAGCCCCCCCTCGAAGGACGGAGGCAGCGAT taCCAGTCTCGTGGGCTGGTAAAGGCCCCTGGCAAGAGCTCATTCACCATGTTTGTGGACCTAGGGGTCTACCAGCCCGGAGGCAGTGGGGACACCATCCCCATCACAG CCCTGGTAGGGGGAGAGGGTGGCCGGCTGGATCAGCTCCAGTACGACGTCCGGAAAGGGTCCGTGGTCAACGTGAACCCCACCAACACCCGTGCCCACAGCGAGACCCCTGAGATTCGGAAGTACAAGAAGCGGTTCAATTCAGAGATCCTCTGTGCGGCCCTTTGGG GTGTCAACCTGTTGGTGGGCACGGAGAACGGCCTGATGCTGCTGGACCGCAGTGGCCAGGGCAAGGTGTACGGGCTCATCGGGCGGCGGCGCTTCCAGCAAATGGACGTGCTAGAAGGTCTCAACCTGCTCATCACCATCTCAG GGAAAAGGAACAAACTGCGGGTTTATTACCTGTCTTGGCTCCGGAACAAGATTCTGCACAACGACCCGGATGTGGAGAAGAAGCAGGGCTGGACCACCGTGGGGGACATGGAGGGCTGCGGGCACTACCGCGTGG TGAAATACGAGCGCATTAAGTTCCTGGTCATCGCCCTGAAGAGCTCCGTGGAGGTGTACGCCTGGGCTCCCAAGCCCTACCACAAGTTCATGGCCTTCAAG TCCTTCGCCGACCTCCCTCACCGCCCTCTGCTGGTCGACCTGACCGTCGAAGAGGGTCAGCGGCTCAAGGTCATCTATGGCTCCAGCGCCGGCTTCCATGCGGTGGACGTGGACTCGGGGAACAGCTACGACATCTACATCCCCGTGCAC ATCCAGAGCCAGATCACGCCCCACGCCATTATCTTCCTCCCCGACACCGACGGCATGGAGATGCTGCTCTGCTACGAGGACGAGGGCGTCTACGTGAACACCTATGGGCGGATCATTAAGGACGTGGTGCTGCAGTGGGGAGAGATGCCCACCTCCGTGG cCTACATCTGCTCCAACCAGATCATGGGCTGGGGCGAGAAAGCCATTGAGATCCGCTCGGTGGAGACGGGCCACCTGGACGGCGTCTTCATGCACAAACGGGCCCAGAGGCTCAAGTTCCTGTGCGAGCGGAATGACAAG GTGTTCTTCGCCTCAGTCCGCTCTGGGGGCAGCAGCCAGGTTTACTTCATGACACTGAACCGGAACTGCATCATGAACTGGTGA